One genomic segment of Paraburkholderia phymatum STM815 includes these proteins:
- a CDS encoding GntR family transcriptional regulator: MTQSQLVEDRLRRMILDMDLGPGERLTERSLEELLQTSRTSVRTALFRLEAEGLVSRNGRAWLVPPIDLEEVRQLFDYREILEVAAIQLGGPAATPSELAEMHTILNSIDMNSTPEQRAEASRQFHLKIGGLAKNEFVTRSIADCMNRLLRVRWIEIDNADAGWTEHRAVLQALQDGNVGHAIALTKNHIGAARERLTSALTARPRTLRARGIVVS, encoded by the coding sequence ATGACTCAGAGCCAGCTGGTCGAAGATCGGCTTCGGAGAATGATCCTGGACATGGACCTTGGTCCCGGAGAGCGGCTAACCGAACGATCCCTTGAGGAACTACTACAGACCTCACGCACGTCTGTGCGAACAGCGTTATTCCGGCTAGAAGCGGAGGGACTTGTAAGCCGCAACGGCAGGGCGTGGCTCGTCCCCCCTATCGATCTTGAGGAAGTTAGACAGCTGTTTGACTATCGTGAGATTCTCGAAGTCGCTGCGATCCAGCTCGGCGGGCCCGCAGCTACCCCCTCGGAGCTCGCTGAAATGCACACGATCCTCAACTCAATAGATATGAATTCCACGCCCGAGCAGCGCGCTGAGGCGTCGCGCCAATTCCATCTCAAGATAGGCGGGCTGGCTAAAAATGAATTCGTGACGCGAAGTATTGCGGATTGCATGAACCGCTTACTTCGCGTTCGCTGGATTGAGATCGACAATGCTGACGCCGGATGGACGGAACACCGAGCTGTCCTGCAAGCTCTGCAAGACGGGAATGTGGGCCATGCGATCGCATTGACCAAGAACCACATAGGCGCCGCACGAGAGCGGTTAACGTCGGCACTCACTGCGCGACCGCGAACCTTGCGCGCGCGCGGAATAGTTGTTTCATGA
- a CDS encoding MarR family winged helix-turn-helix transcriptional regulator, whose product MNVDRNPVAELTSVSELAFELRETLGRGARLIRVESGPPLSQLTVLGHLQRKGAMSTNDLAAAERVRPQSMSLTVQALEKAGLVGRKPHPTDGRATLVQLTRKGTKTLESIFATREDWLTSVIVEQLTDDERQELHRGLALIQRIIHNRE is encoded by the coding sequence ATGAACGTTGATCGAAATCCCGTTGCGGAACTGACGTCGGTCTCGGAGCTCGCATTCGAGCTTCGGGAGACCTTGGGAAGAGGTGCAAGACTGATCCGGGTCGAGTCTGGTCCCCCACTGTCGCAACTTACGGTGTTAGGCCATCTGCAACGGAAAGGTGCAATGAGTACGAACGATCTTGCCGCAGCAGAACGCGTCCGTCCTCAATCAATGTCACTGACCGTCCAAGCGCTGGAGAAGGCCGGTCTGGTCGGCCGCAAACCGCATCCCACTGACGGTCGAGCCACCCTCGTCCAGTTGACGCGTAAAGGCACTAAAACCTTGGAGAGCATTTTTGCGACCCGAGAAGATTGGTTGACGTCCGTAATCGTCGAACAGCTGACGGACGACGAACGTCAGGAACTACATCGAGGATTGGCCCTCATTCAGAGAATCATCCACAACCGGGAATAG
- a CDS encoding peroxiredoxin, translating to MIKVGDTLPDVRLFEFIDEATEGCAVGPSAFSVRKRAAGKRVVIFGLPGAFTPTCSARHLPGYIDAAADLFAVGVDEIWCVSVNDAFVMNAWGRQQATAGKIKMIADGSAHFSHALGLEQDLTARGMGIRSHRYAMVVDDGVVATLNVEAPGEFQVSDAESIMAVLR from the coding sequence ATGATCAAAGTAGGTGACACGTTACCAGATGTGCGTCTCTTCGAGTTCATCGACGAAGCGACGGAAGGCTGTGCAGTCGGACCGAGTGCGTTCTCCGTGCGCAAACGGGCAGCGGGCAAGCGCGTGGTGATATTCGGATTACCCGGCGCATTTACTCCTACGTGCTCTGCCAGACACCTGCCAGGGTACATCGACGCAGCCGCGGATTTGTTCGCAGTGGGCGTTGACGAAATCTGGTGTGTCTCTGTCAACGACGCCTTTGTCATGAACGCGTGGGGACGTCAGCAGGCAACCGCGGGCAAAATAAAAATGATCGCAGACGGCAGCGCTCACTTCAGTCATGCGCTTGGACTGGAGCAGGACCTGACAGCGCGTGGCATGGGGATTCGTTCCCATCGCTATGCGATGGTAGTGGACGATGGCGTGGTCGCGACTTTGAATGTCGAGGCACCCGGTGAATTCCAGGTTAGTGACGCTGAAAGCATCATGGCTGTGCTTCGTTGA
- a CDS encoding NHL repeat-containing protein — MSFEEVAGWGEDTWERDVTGVAVDSQDRVYVLRRGADAVTVMSPDGAVLNRWGGGCFSPRPHLISIGEDDTVYVADDGGHQVFVFDRTGRLLDTIGTGTPSDTGYDAKASSAEIAYDGMVGGPPFNRPTKVAPWRNGELFVSDGYRNCRVHRFSADRQLILSWGGPGAGDGCFVIPHSVTVDAEGRVLVCDRENDRIQIFSCDGELLDVWNNVQRPTDVAFDRHGNAYVTELPRGPADIKSWRLGRAAQELPGRVTIRSSEGSIIGQLHCPGLEFPAPHAVAVDSKGAVYVSEVPESFAGYTGRPYSLHRCLRKFEPR, encoded by the coding sequence ATGAGCTTCGAGGAAGTCGCCGGTTGGGGCGAAGATACGTGGGAGCGTGACGTCACCGGCGTTGCTGTTGATTCGCAGGATCGGGTGTATGTTCTCCGTCGCGGCGCTGACGCTGTCACGGTGATGAGTCCAGATGGGGCCGTGTTGAACCGGTGGGGAGGCGGGTGCTTTTCCCCGCGTCCTCACCTCATCTCGATTGGTGAGGATGACACAGTCTATGTCGCTGATGATGGGGGCCACCAGGTCTTCGTGTTCGACAGGACTGGGCGTCTTTTGGACACAATCGGTACGGGTACGCCGTCGGATACGGGATATGACGCGAAGGCTTCGAGCGCCGAGATCGCGTACGACGGCATGGTCGGGGGTCCACCGTTCAACCGGCCTACCAAGGTCGCACCGTGGCGGAATGGAGAACTGTTTGTCAGCGACGGATACCGTAATTGTCGCGTGCACCGTTTTTCCGCGGATCGTCAGTTGATACTTTCCTGGGGCGGTCCAGGGGCTGGTGACGGCTGCTTCGTCATTCCACACAGTGTCACGGTCGACGCTGAAGGTCGCGTGCTGGTGTGTGACCGGGAGAACGACCGCATCCAGATATTCTCGTGCGACGGCGAACTGCTGGATGTATGGAACAATGTTCAGCGACCTACGGATGTAGCATTCGATCGGCACGGGAACGCATACGTGACTGAGTTGCCACGTGGTCCTGCCGATATCAAGTCCTGGCGGCTTGGCCGGGCGGCGCAAGAACTGCCCGGTCGAGTGACGATACGTTCGTCGGAGGGCTCCATCATCGGCCAACTGCACTGCCCTGGGTTGGAATTTCCTGCTCCGCACGCGGTAGCAGTCGACTCCAAGGGCGCGGTCTATGTATCGGAGGTCCCGGAGTCGTTCGCTGGTTATACAGGCCGGCCGTATTCTCTACATCGATGCCTTCGCAAGTTTGAACCGCGGTAG
- a CDS encoding VOC family protein, translating to MAMLTQQGGSSDTDELPSHRRILQESGAASGRILGINHLVMFTRDMNEGVRFYRDVLGMRVVRTQRFATTAKGLRSSAHHSSGSAAQDQVETSPIAVDITVRQVFFEMGNGELFSLYEAPTVTERPPAPVSSVLWPAESKAQWSRPVEPQKLDHLSFDVASHAEVVWFREHLMSQGVAVSEVSERRGANNKHRFISSIYFSDPSGNPLEISSFDAGDAAWQSYDFSDWFIDEEPVSALLDGASDQRPSLVPHWVRTRAK from the coding sequence ATGGCAATGTTGACTCAGCAAGGCGGATCGTCCGATACCGACGAACTGCCCAGTCACCGTCGAATCCTGCAAGAATCGGGTGCGGCATCCGGACGGATCTTAGGGATTAACCACCTTGTCATGTTTACCCGTGACATGAATGAGGGCGTGCGGTTCTACAGGGACGTGCTCGGTATGCGTGTGGTACGGACCCAGCGCTTCGCCACTACCGCAAAGGGTCTGCGTTCATCAGCACATCATTCGAGCGGGTCGGCTGCTCAGGACCAGGTCGAGACGTCTCCCATCGCCGTAGATATCACGGTTCGACAGGTATTCTTCGAGATGGGTAATGGTGAGCTGTTTTCACTGTACGAGGCACCCACGGTTACTGAGCGACCGCCTGCTCCTGTAAGTTCGGTGCTTTGGCCGGCAGAAAGCAAGGCGCAGTGGAGCCGGCCGGTGGAACCCCAGAAGCTGGATCACCTTTCGTTCGATGTAGCCTCGCATGCTGAGGTCGTGTGGTTCCGCGAGCACCTGATGTCGCAAGGTGTTGCGGTGTCTGAAGTGTCCGAACGAAGAGGTGCGAACAATAAACACCGCTTCATCTCTTCCATCTATTTCTCAGATCCTAGCGGCAATCCGCTTGAGATTTCGTCGTTCGATGCTGGCGATGCCGCCTGGCAGTCGTATGATTTCTCCGACTGGTTCATCGACGAAGAACCTGTGTCGGCGCTTCTCGATGGTGCATCAGATCAGCGGCCATCGCTCGTTCCGCACTGGGTCCGTACAAGGGCAAAGTGA
- a CDS encoding PDR/VanB family oxidoreductase, with the protein MSERDFELVIARKEAVATGVVRLTFARKDGLQLPTWEPGAHIDVHFASNGVDYVRQYSLCGKTADRRHWQVAVRRAVDGRGGSAHIHEVLAEGDTIRVSAPRNNFPLVRAKRYLFVAGGIGITPILPMIAEVSAAGADWRLVYCGRIAESMAFIDEVRALGGDKVSLHESELKGQLDLAALINEADSETVLYCCGPEPMLSSIDDICASWSAERVHYERFSPRDDGSIEANGAFEVEFARSKLVLTVPPDRSILELAEEHGVDIDSSCQEGVCGSCETRVLEGIPDHRDSVLSQKERAAGQKIMVCVSRSCSSRLVLDA; encoded by the coding sequence ATGTCTGAACGCGACTTCGAACTTGTGATCGCCAGGAAAGAAGCGGTGGCGACGGGGGTCGTTCGTCTCACTTTCGCCCGTAAGGATGGGTTGCAACTTCCAACGTGGGAACCTGGAGCGCATATCGACGTCCACTTCGCTTCGAATGGTGTGGATTATGTGCGGCAGTACTCTTTGTGTGGCAAAACCGCCGATCGGCGTCACTGGCAGGTTGCCGTACGGCGTGCGGTGGACGGTCGAGGCGGCTCAGCTCATATCCATGAAGTCCTTGCGGAAGGCGATACGATTCGTGTATCTGCGCCGCGTAACAATTTCCCGCTCGTTCGGGCTAAGCGTTATCTGTTCGTCGCGGGCGGAATCGGCATCACGCCGATCCTTCCGATGATCGCAGAGGTTTCCGCAGCCGGTGCAGACTGGCGCCTTGTCTACTGCGGGCGAATAGCCGAGTCGATGGCATTTATCGATGAGGTACGCGCACTAGGCGGCGACAAGGTTTCGCTTCACGAGAGCGAACTCAAGGGCCAGCTCGACCTCGCTGCCTTGATCAACGAGGCTGACTCGGAAACCGTCCTCTATTGCTGCGGCCCTGAACCGATGCTTTCTTCGATTGACGACATCTGCGCGTCATGGTCGGCCGAAAGAGTTCACTATGAACGGTTTTCGCCCCGTGACGATGGCTCTATCGAGGCGAATGGCGCGTTTGAAGTCGAGTTCGCGCGGTCGAAGCTCGTCTTAACGGTTCCGCCGGATCGCTCCATCCTGGAGCTCGCAGAGGAACACGGCGTTGACATTGATTCGTCCTGCCAGGAGGGTGTGTGCGGATCGTGCGAGACGCGAGTTCTTGAGGGAATACCCGACCATCGCGACTCGGTGCTCAGTCAAAAAGAGCGCGCAGCAGGGCAGAAAATCATGGTTTGTGTCTCAAGGTCGTGCTCGTCGCGCCTCGTCCTCGATGCCTAG
- a CDS encoding Rieske (2Fe-2S) protein: protein MRYVVGAADDLPPGSSTIVYPEKVKSGIGVFNINGEFYALKNTCPHMGGPLCKGHVRGTSTAALRTDGMPEMHWVRDGEIVSCPWHHWEFEIKTGRTIFKSKQKVRSYPVTIESPEELERLKAGVETVPISVEGDAVVLEI from the coding sequence ATGCGATACGTAGTGGGTGCAGCCGACGATCTTCCGCCCGGCTCTTCAACGATCGTCTATCCGGAAAAGGTAAAGAGCGGGATCGGCGTATTCAACATCAATGGCGAGTTTTACGCGCTGAAGAACACTTGTCCGCACATGGGCGGCCCGCTTTGCAAAGGCCATGTTCGCGGGACGTCGACAGCAGCGTTGCGGACGGATGGCATGCCGGAAATGCACTGGGTGCGTGATGGTGAGATCGTGTCTTGTCCCTGGCATCATTGGGAGTTCGAAATCAAGACTGGACGGACGATTTTCAAGTCGAAGCAGAAAGTGCGTAGCTACCCGGTGACGATCGAATCGCCCGAGGAACTCGAGCGGCTGAAAGCAGGTGTCGAGACGGTTCCGATTTCCGTCGAAGGTGATGCGGTCGTGCTCGAAATCTAA
- a CDS encoding amidohydrolase family protein, protein MKIDCAIHPVLGSVEFNKAIGSPWNFLKLPPLFGEKYRSPFDQLSVTPEQAMSPAAVEAYLRSTDVDYAVLSPTTRGYWPNPQQAAAVARAANTLLFKKWLESSESEGRFLGSIRLAMNDTDTALREIDRWADDDRFVQLVVPARSLATFGEQRFFPIWRAAAERGLVVYVHDDFSTLIEPPPSQVGFPSFFAEDHALRPMASIVQLTSFIIAGVFERLPELRVVFGDLSVHAARSLAIRTDKDWQSDRMEVPWVSDDPTTYLARHVRFVTQADDEISPHSKAATGTIGGDNSSLVVYGSRHPYWDGAKAEDVFPTWSEKDRARCFADNAVEFYPRIASRVSAELSS, encoded by the coding sequence ATGAAAATCGATTGCGCTATCCACCCTGTCCTGGGGAGCGTCGAGTTCAATAAGGCAATCGGTTCGCCCTGGAACTTCCTGAAGCTGCCTCCCCTCTTCGGCGAGAAGTACCGCTCTCCTTTCGATCAGTTGTCTGTGACCCCGGAACAGGCAATGAGCCCTGCAGCCGTCGAGGCCTACCTTCGTAGCACCGACGTCGATTATGCCGTGCTGAGCCCGACCACGCGCGGATATTGGCCGAACCCGCAACAGGCTGCTGCTGTTGCGCGCGCCGCAAATACCCTGCTTTTCAAAAAGTGGCTGGAGTCTTCGGAATCTGAAGGTCGTTTCCTTGGATCCATCCGCCTGGCGATGAACGATACCGATACGGCGCTGCGTGAGATCGACCGCTGGGCTGATGACGATCGGTTCGTGCAGCTGGTCGTGCCCGCGCGCTCGCTTGCGACCTTTGGCGAACAGCGCTTCTTCCCGATCTGGCGCGCGGCGGCTGAGCGCGGCCTCGTAGTTTATGTCCACGATGATTTTTCCACACTGATCGAGCCGCCGCCGTCGCAGGTCGGTTTCCCGAGCTTCTTTGCGGAAGATCATGCGCTTCGCCCGATGGCGTCGATTGTGCAACTGACCAGTTTCATTATCGCCGGCGTCTTCGAGCGCTTGCCGGAGCTTCGTGTCGTGTTCGGCGACCTTAGCGTGCATGCGGCGCGTTCGCTGGCAATCCGGACGGACAAGGATTGGCAATCCGATCGGATGGAGGTGCCGTGGGTGAGCGATGATCCGACGACATACCTGGCCCGCCATGTTCGCTTCGTGACTCAGGCGGATGACGAAATCTCGCCGCACAGCAAGGCAGCAACAGGGACGATTGGCGGTGACAATTCTTCGCTCGTCGTCTACGGCAGCCGTCATCCCTATTGGGATGGTGCAAAAGCAGAGGACGTGTTCCCCACGTGGTCGGAGAAAGACCGCGCTCGTTGTTTTGCCGATAACGCGGTGGAATTTTATCCGCGTATCGCGTCGCGAGTATCGGCCGAGTTGAGCTCGTGA
- a CDS encoding amidohydrolase family protein, with amino-acid sequence MTTATLERPEVRDNQLEHVDIKVIDTDVHVEPRSFEELIPYLEAPWRDVPNLIASVPFSRPTYRTLEGGGRKDAYPKVGDIGSDPDMVGQQMFVDDPTDYAILLPWSFRGFTVDPRLDTALASAVNAWLADTWLSKYNAENRYVGSISIGIDDPMAAAKEIDKWGEHPGFRQVVIGHYGPRPFGHPIYDPIWEAAARHNLPIAMHFRGGATQPLGWTSTGPLQYFVEYHSLIAPMAYGAHLASWICNGVFDRHPEMKVLFIEGGFLWYQPFIDRLERHWKRTGQELGLKKTPHQYVRDHIRFATQPIEENTDPHKIATLYEEANARELVMFSSDYPHYDYDPPSKALPRSLDAEMKTRIMYENARVIYDLPKTRPVDRFDLAGGAR; translated from the coding sequence ATGACGACTGCAACACTTGAACGACCGGAAGTGAGGGACAACCAACTCGAACACGTTGATATCAAGGTGATCGATACGGATGTCCATGTCGAACCGCGCTCGTTCGAAGAACTTATTCCTTACCTGGAGGCGCCGTGGCGGGATGTCCCAAATCTTATCGCCAGTGTGCCTTTCAGCCGCCCGACGTATCGAACGCTTGAGGGTGGAGGGCGTAAGGATGCCTATCCAAAGGTCGGTGACATCGGTTCGGATCCGGACATGGTCGGGCAGCAAATGTTCGTCGACGATCCGACTGACTACGCGATCTTGTTGCCTTGGAGCTTTCGCGGATTCACGGTCGATCCGAGACTCGACACGGCGCTGGCCAGCGCGGTGAACGCGTGGTTGGCTGACACGTGGCTGTCCAAGTACAACGCTGAGAATCGCTATGTTGGCTCCATCTCCATCGGTATCGATGATCCGATGGCGGCCGCAAAAGAGATCGATAAATGGGGCGAACATCCCGGATTTCGGCAGGTGGTAATTGGCCACTATGGCCCCCGGCCATTCGGTCACCCGATCTATGACCCGATCTGGGAAGCTGCCGCTCGGCACAATCTTCCCATTGCCATGCACTTCCGCGGTGGTGCTACACAGCCGCTGGGATGGACCTCGACGGGCCCTCTCCAATACTTCGTCGAGTACCACTCCCTCATTGCTCCGATGGCATACGGAGCGCACTTGGCCAGCTGGATTTGCAATGGTGTTTTTGACCGCCATCCCGAGATGAAGGTGCTGTTCATTGAAGGCGGTTTCCTGTGGTACCAGCCGTTCATCGATCGGCTTGAGCGTCATTGGAAAAGAACCGGTCAGGAACTCGGGCTGAAGAAGACGCCCCATCAGTATGTACGCGACCACATCCGGTTCGCAACCCAGCCGATTGAAGAGAATACGGATCCGCACAAGATCGCAACACTTTACGAAGAAGCAAATGCCCGCGAACTGGTGATGTTCTCGAGTGATTATCCGCACTATGACTACGACCCGCCGAGCAAGGCGCTTCCCCGTTCGCTCGACGCAGAAATGAAGACCCGAATCATGTACGAGAACGCACGAGTGATTTACGACTTGCCGAAAACAAGGCCGGTCGACCGCTTCGATCTGGCAGGAGGTGCACGATGA
- a CDS encoding NAD-dependent succinate-semialdehyde dehydrogenase, which translates to MSKLNLHEPLLLREQCYLNGEWCDADDSETFSVMNPATGAVIAHVPRMGTPETRRAIMAAQEAWPAWRKLTAKARAAILRTWFELMLEHQDDLAKILTAEQGKPLIEAMGEILYGASFIEWFAEEAKRAYGDIIPAVASDRRIMVVKGPVGVCAAITPWNFPAAMITRKAGPALAAGCPIIVKPAESTPLTALALAVLAEWAGVPAGIFQVITGVPQQIGEEMTSNPAVRKLSFTGSTAVGARLMAQCAPTIKKLSLELGGNAPFIVFDDADLDEAVAGAVASKYRNAGQTCVCTNRFYVHNDVYDSFVCKLADAVALLKVGPGTQEGVTQGPLINEDAVKKVESHVKDAVLHGGRIVSGGKRHALGHSFFEPTIIADATPAMKVAREETFGPLAPVFRFHSDEEVVYLANNTEFGLAAYFYSRDIGRIWRVAEALEYGMVGVNTGLISNEVAPFGGIKQSGLGREGSHYGLDEYLETKYLCIGGI; encoded by the coding sequence ATGAGCAAGCTAAATCTCCACGAACCATTGTTGCTGCGCGAGCAGTGTTACTTGAACGGTGAGTGGTGTGACGCCGATGACAGCGAGACATTTTCAGTGATGAACCCGGCAACCGGAGCGGTCATAGCACATGTGCCGCGGATGGGGACGCCGGAGACTCGCCGTGCAATCATGGCTGCCCAGGAGGCGTGGCCAGCTTGGCGCAAACTCACTGCGAAAGCACGAGCCGCTATCCTCCGCACATGGTTCGAACTGATGCTTGAGCATCAAGACGATCTCGCCAAGATTCTTACGGCCGAGCAGGGCAAGCCGCTAATTGAAGCAATGGGAGAGATTCTGTATGGCGCCTCGTTCATCGAGTGGTTCGCAGAGGAGGCCAAACGCGCATATGGGGACATTATTCCTGCAGTCGCCAGTGACCGGAGGATAATGGTGGTGAAGGGGCCCGTTGGTGTCTGTGCCGCGATCACACCGTGGAATTTTCCTGCGGCGATGATTACCCGCAAGGCTGGTCCCGCGCTTGCAGCGGGGTGCCCAATAATCGTCAAGCCAGCCGAATCGACTCCACTTACGGCCTTGGCGTTGGCGGTGCTAGCCGAGTGGGCAGGCGTACCGGCCGGCATCTTCCAGGTTATCACCGGTGTGCCTCAACAGATTGGTGAAGAGATGACGTCGAACCCCGCCGTTCGAAAGCTCTCTTTCACCGGGTCCACTGCAGTCGGAGCACGCCTGATGGCGCAGTGCGCCCCGACGATCAAAAAGCTATCACTTGAACTGGGCGGCAACGCGCCGTTCATCGTATTCGATGACGCAGACCTGGACGAAGCGGTGGCAGGGGCAGTCGCGTCCAAATACAGAAACGCAGGCCAGACATGTGTATGCACCAATCGCTTCTATGTGCACAACGACGTCTACGACTCGTTTGTCTGTAAATTGGCTGACGCGGTAGCGTTGTTGAAAGTTGGGCCAGGCACGCAGGAGGGGGTCACACAGGGGCCGCTCATCAACGAGGATGCCGTCAAAAAGGTCGAATCGCACGTCAAGGACGCGGTGCTACATGGCGGCCGAATCGTGAGTGGGGGAAAGCGCCACGCTCTCGGGCACAGCTTCTTCGAGCCCACCATCATTGCCGACGCGACGCCCGCTATGAAGGTCGCTCGTGAAGAGACCTTTGGTCCGCTCGCTCCCGTATTTCGCTTCCATTCCGATGAGGAGGTGGTGTATCTCGCGAACAACACGGAGTTTGGATTGGCAGCGTACTTCTACAGCCGCGACATCGGACGGATCTGGCGGGTGGCGGAAGCGCTTGAATATGGCATGGTAGGTGTCAATACAGGCTTGATTTCCAACGAGGTCGCGCCGTTTGGTGGGATAAAGCAGTCTGGCCTGGGTAGAGAGGGTTCGCATTACGGCCTGGATGAATATCTGGAAACCAAGTATCTATGCATCGGCGGTATATAG
- a CDS encoding Nramp family divalent metal transporter, with amino-acid sequence METNSKEVYGWGNGARYYDLVCIAAGSPDSVHAGSRDNAPHSTIAGGIGCDHVGPLDRAPRVRGRWFSFVGAGAMVAVGYMDPGNWATALGSGAEYGYQLLSVVLVASLMGLLLQWVASRVGVVTGLDLAQLCRERYSRRTTLFLWITCEIAIVACDVAEVVGSAVALQLLLGVSLRVGVVMSAIGTFVMLALQSRGQRPLQVVIATLIFFVGFCFVVELALANPSWRGVLAGFTPSPALLRDAGMIWFAAGILGATVMPHNLYLHSALVKDHAKGRDEQRIADAMRGVNIDTFCSLSLAFTVNASLLIVAAAVFHANGHNDVSDLADAHRLIAPLVGSKWASVIFAGALLACGLNATVTGTLAGQAVMEGFLQLKSVRWSRALLTRALAIGPALLAVGAFGEHGSNQLLVASQVVLSVQLPLAVVPLVRFASDARLMGRFRVKRIPLLMAWLCAGIIVLLNVALLWQLMTGL; translated from the coding sequence ATGGAGACGAATTCGAAGGAAGTATATGGGTGGGGGAACGGCGCTCGGTATTACGACCTCGTCTGTATCGCTGCAGGGTCCCCTGACTCGGTCCACGCCGGGAGCAGGGACAATGCGCCGCATTCTACCATCGCGGGTGGCATCGGATGTGACCACGTTGGCCCCTTGGATCGTGCACCTCGAGTTCGCGGCCGATGGTTCTCGTTCGTTGGCGCAGGCGCGATGGTCGCGGTCGGCTACATGGATCCGGGAAACTGGGCAACGGCGCTTGGAAGCGGGGCCGAGTATGGCTATCAACTGCTGAGCGTCGTCCTCGTGGCGAGTCTGATGGGACTTCTGCTGCAATGGGTGGCGTCAAGAGTCGGTGTCGTCACCGGATTAGATCTTGCCCAGCTGTGCCGGGAGCGCTATAGCCGTCGCACCACATTGTTTTTGTGGATCACCTGCGAAATCGCGATTGTCGCGTGTGATGTTGCCGAAGTGGTAGGCAGTGCGGTGGCGTTGCAACTGTTGCTTGGGGTTTCGCTAAGAGTCGGCGTGGTGATGTCTGCGATTGGCACATTTGTGATGCTTGCGCTGCAAAGTAGGGGGCAACGACCTCTGCAGGTTGTTATCGCCACGTTAATTTTTTTCGTCGGATTTTGTTTTGTTGTCGAGCTCGCCCTTGCTAATCCTTCGTGGCGCGGCGTGCTTGCCGGGTTCACGCCGTCCCCTGCTCTTTTGCGCGACGCGGGCATGATCTGGTTTGCCGCAGGCATCCTCGGCGCGACAGTGATGCCCCACAACCTCTATTTGCATTCGGCGCTTGTGAAGGATCACGCCAAAGGCCGTGATGAGCAGCGCATAGCAGACGCAATGAGGGGCGTGAATATCGATACATTTTGTTCGCTGAGTCTCGCCTTTACGGTGAACGCGTCGCTGTTGATCGTCGCGGCGGCAGTGTTCCATGCGAATGGCCATAACGACGTAAGCGATCTCGCGGATGCCCACCGCCTTATCGCACCCCTCGTCGGTAGTAAATGGGCAAGCGTAATTTTTGCCGGGGCATTGCTGGCGTGCGGGCTAAACGCCACCGTTACTGGAACTTTGGCAGGGCAGGCGGTGATGGAGGGCTTCCTGCAATTGAAGAGCGTGCGATGGTCTCGTGCCTTGCTGACTCGTGCACTTGCCATTGGGCCGGCGTTACTTGCAGTGGGCGCGTTTGGTGAACATGGGTCGAATCAACTACTGGTTGCTAGTCAAGTCGTGCTGAGTGTACAGCTGCCACTGGCGGTAGTCCCTCTAGTGCGCTTTGCATCGGATGCGCGGCTAATGGGCCGATTCCGCGTCAAGCGAATTCCGCTTCTGATGGCATGGTTATGCGCGGGGATTATTGTGCTGCTGAACGTGGCGTTGCTCTGGCAGCTGATGACAGGTCTTTGA